One genomic segment of Komagataella phaffii GS115 chromosome 4, complete sequence includes these proteins:
- a CDS encoding High-affinity copper transporter of the plasma membrane, with translation MTTYFRHAGHDHSETSSTAVDLMMSMSTTTGSATSTETGMSDMTGMSDMSDSSSHMGMNMYFTTSYLRYPVIFRDLKASNKGAAFGIFCVLFFAAFFLKGLFFLSAYLEQKVFHNVQNSVIIQEVDNCACDDDSDPEKVLTEKTKNPHVLRQIFFPPVGELGKDFIRLIIAFVSAMFGYALMLAVMTFSLVYFFAVVLGIAFGEVFFNRVGIVLGTNKNSALCGDLH, from the coding sequence ATGACAACATACTTCAGACACGCTGGCCATGATCATTCGGAAACTTCTTCCACCGCTGTTGATTTAATGATGTCGATGAGCACGACCACCGGGTCGGCGACTAGTACAGAGACTGGAATGAGTGACATGACTGGTATGAGTGATATGAGCGACTCAAGTAGCCACATGGGAATGAACATGTACTTTACTACCAGCTATTTGAGATACCCTGTCATTTTCAGGGACTTGAAGGCTTCAAACAAAGGTGCAGCATTTGGTATCTTTTGTGTCTTGTTCTTCGCTgcatttttcttgaaggGCTTATTCTTCCTGAGTGCTTACTTGGAACAGAAAGTATTCCACAATGTTCAAAACTCTGTGATTattcaagaagttgacaATTGCGCCTGTGACGACGATTCCGACCCCGAGAAAGTGTTGACTGAAAAAACAAAGAATCCCCACGTTTTACGAcaaatcttctttcctCCTGTCGGTGAACTGGGTAAAGATTTCATTCGTTTAATAATTGCGTTCGTCTCTGCTATGTTTGGATATGCACTGATGTTGGCAGTGATGACTTTCTCTTTGGTTTATTTCTTTGCTGTTGTTCTTGGAATAGCCTTTGGAGAggtctttttcaacagagTGGGTATTGTTCTCGGTACCAATAAGAACAGTGCACTTTGTGGTGATCTACATTGA
- a CDS encoding Deubiquitinating enzyme anchored to the outer mitochondrial membrane, producing the protein MDLEETLSNHLTNFLFRSSPQHPSLIIAQPSTYTFQTSPVVQWLSKRKFSSLLTLALLSLSYYIIAPSIPCLNREPRGMFKKRPDKTTTGLINATVDCFANSTVQALASLPGLNVYLNDFFSTQSALGKLLEDRRSNEEPHNDTRSSDLSVPSTPLHEALSILLSQLQETIYERRSISVWSFLNVLEKIFNSRISKSQHDAHELLQLILETLEKEYVSVQLFIGVNEELFNDSPVSIPQFPFSSLSINQLRSVECGGSSSLGFDHMAIYSLPTPRKPFISLPDLIKENQREVIEGYNCVKCNVLFCIDVLSKSPDPTPTERENLKQLKKLNVTLKINDDLPPSLQAFVDQTCKRYKYQLKSTLIRNHGLAKPPKILPIHLSRSIFLQSQAVRNSCKVEFDEILALDINESILEEAQKFIDEKLKEAIQDAKERKPIDNNSSETLPPNLLFTEDEKHVGIEEPMFVENAGQDSEDESLSSNEHIESSNTVTNADNESKNLESSAKVESETSIKKCTYKLQAVICHQGSHRIGHYECYRRKPHYYKTSTSNEFLSDVPELLFKAPAEETAGPPPETPLSDPSPEVDESNQDIPSDAVKSPESSGSRFRRRMSSIISMPKLNDDNSPANSSDQQSKPTRKLVSSSVKNPFWKISDSKITEYKLEDVLKDSGAAYMLFYELLP; encoded by the coding sequence ATggacttggaagaaacgTTATCCAACCATCTAACAAATTTCTTATTCAGATCTTCTCCACAGCATCCCAGTTTAATTATTGCTCAGCCCTCCACGTATACTTTTCAAACATCACCAGTAGTTCAGTGGCTTTCAAAGAggaaattttcatcattgCTAACGCTAGCACTTTTAAGCCTATCCTATTACATAATTGCTCCATCGATACCTTGCCTGAATAGAGAACCACGCGGAATGTTTAAGAAAAGACCAGATAAAACTACAACTGGACTTATTAATGCCACCGTAGACTGTTTTGCCAACTCCACTGTTCAAGCTTTGGCATCACTCCCTGGGTTGAATGTCTATTTGAATGACTTTTTTTCAACCCAAAGCGCATTAGGTAAATTGTTGGAGGACAGACGCTCAAATGAAGAACCACACAATGACACAAGATCTTCTGATTTGTCAGTACCATCGACACCTCTACATGAAGCCTTGAGCATTCTTTTGAGTCAGCTCCAGGAAACAATCTATGAGCGACGATCCATTTCTGTTTGGTCATTCCTTAatgttttggagaaaatATTTAACTCAAGAATCTCTAAATCCCAACATGATGCTCATGAACTATTACAATTAATTTTGGAAACCTTAGAAAAGGAATATGTCTCGGTTCAGCTGTTTATCGGCGTCAAcgaagaacttttcaatgattcTCCTGTTTCCATTCCCCAGTTCCCTTTCTCTTCACTTTCGATTAACCAATTGAGATCTGTTGAATGTGGTGGTTCATCATCTTTAGGATTTGATCATATGGCAATTTATTCCTTGCCAACGCCAAGGAAACCTTTTATCTCATTGCCAGATTTGataaaagaaaatcagAGAGAGGTAATTGAGGGTTACAATTGCGTTAAATGTAACGTACTATTCTGCATTGATGTATTATCTAAATCTCCAGATCCGACACCCACTGAGCGGGAGAATCTTAAACAACTAAAGAAACTCAATGTCACTTTAAAGATTAATGACGATCTACCACCATCTTTACAAGCATTTGTTGATCAAACTTGCAAAAGGTACAAATATCAGCTAAAATCCACCCTTATAAGAAACCATGGTTTGGCAAAACCTCCAAAAATTTTGCCTATTCATCTATCAAGATCGATTTTCCTTCAGTCGCAAGCAGTTCGAAATAGTTGCAAAGTCgaatttgatgaaattctgGCTCTAGATATAAATGAAtccattttggaagaggctcaaaaattcattgatgagaaactcaaagaagCAATACAGGACGCTAAGGAGCGTAAACCAATAGATAACAATTCCAGCGAGACTCTTCCCCCGAACTTACTTTTTACAGAAGATGAGAAGCATGTAGGGATAGAAGAACCAAtgtttgttgaaaatgCAGGTCAAGATTCCGAGGATGAGTCCCTCTCATCGAACGAACACATCGAATCGTCCAACACTGTTACCAACGCTGATAATGAGTCAAAAAATCTAGAGTCTTCTGCAAAAGTGGAATCGGAGACATCAATAAAAAAATGTACTTACAAATTACAGGCCGTCATTTGCCACCAGGGATCTCATAGAATTGGACACTATGAATGTTACAGACGAAAACCTCACTACTACAAAACTTCCACGTCAAATGAATTTTTAAGCGACGTACCTGAATTACTTTTCAAAGCACCAGCCGAAGAAACTGCTGGACCGCCACCTGAAACTCCATTATCGGATCCGTCTCCAGAAGTTGACGAATCTAATCAAGACATACCTTCAGATGCAGTCAAATCTCCAGAAAGCTCTGGGTCTCGATTTAGAAGAAGGATGAGTTCAATTATATCAATGCCAAAACTAAATGATGACAATTCGCCAGCAAACTCAAGTGATCAACAGTCGAAACCTACTCGTAAACTTGTTTCCAGCTCGGTCAAGAATCCATTCTGGAAGATAAGCGATAGTAAAATCACTGAATACAAATTGGAAGATGTTCTTAAGGATTCAGGTGCAGCTTACATGTTGTTCTATGAGTTGCTACCTTAA
- a CDS encoding Dihydrouridine synthase, protein MSDKRTAEESLQDTTKKVHIEQPSNDSKPVHDHDHFAKGVTPIKKEFLVSTDKQVVYADEESSLDRLNGSEKPQAKKSKKKRGQNKDRDLKQTKEAVKLCPSLVDPETPKECRFGADACRFTHNIEEYLNSKPQDVQGVCPVFAAIGYCPNGLKCRWLSSHYKSGKLIKDEILCDKVSKVDYEVNHISQNAKTDLSRKKFQFDTADKMILFLDSKVQVHDKTKQELQKENANNYVEPPFKVSEKKKLNVKNAKIVSPLTTVGNLPYRRLMKTLGADITYSEMALSLPLIQGTNSEWALPKAHSSEYPGFGVQIATSKHWTGAKAAEAIAKLTPQVSEINLNCGCPIDLLYRQGQGSALMEQPPKLLRVLKGMNYCSGEIPVTFKLRIGTRDNHPLAENLVKRVCEEGDIGCVTLHGRTRQQRYTKEADWSYISKVGQVVRDYNHNQLDDKEQSDRDPIYFVGNGDCFTHEDWHKAVSDPNIDSVMVARGALIKPWIFEEINSEQYIDKSATERLALLEQYSKFALQHWGSDDYGVNTARRFMCEFMSFTHRYVPVGIMERLPPKLNQRPPTWKGRNELETLLGSPDYRDWIKITEMFLGPTTEGFSFTPKHRSNSYKS, encoded by the coding sequence ATGTCAGATAAAAGAACGGCCGAGGAATCTCTGCAAGACACTACAAAGAAGGTTCACATCGAACAGCCCTCCAATGACTCGAAGCCAGTACATGATCATGACCATTTCGCCAAAGGTGTTACACcgatcaagaaagaatttctAGTTTCCACCGATAAGCAGGTAGTATATGCCGACGAAGAAAGCTCACTGGACCGATTAAACGGTTCAGAGAAGCCCCAAGccaagaaatcaaagaagaagcgAGGCCAAAATAAGGATAGAGATTTGAAACAGACAAAAGAAGCTGTGAAACTCTGTCCTTCATTGGTTGACCCTGAAACACCAAAAGAATGTCGTTTCGGTGCAGACGCTTGTAGATTTACCCATAATATAGAGGAGTATTTGAATTCGAAACCACAAGACGTGCAAGGTGTTTGTCCCGTGTTTGCTGCCATTGGATACTGTCCCAATGGATTGAAATGCCGGTGGTTATCTTCTCATTACAAGTCGGGAAAGCTtatcaaagatgaaattttgTGTGATAAAGTTTCCAAGGTAGACTATGAGGTCAATCACATTTCTCAAAACGCCAAAACGGACCTTTCTCGGAAGAAGTTTCAGTTTGATACTGCCGATAAAATGATCCTTTTTCTAGACTCCAAAGTTCAAGTCCATGACAAGACAAAACAGGAActgcaaaaagaaaatgcaaACAACTATGTAGAGCCTCCGTTCAAGGTTtcagagaagaagaagctaaaCGTAAAGAATGCCAAAATTGTGTCTCCATTGACCACTGTTGGTAACTTGCCATACCGTCGTTTGATGAAGACTTTGGGAGCGGATATAACATACTCAGAGATGGCTTTATCCCTACCTCTTATTCAAGGAACTAATTCAGAATGGGCTCTTCCGAAGGCTCATTCATCAGAGTATCCAGGGTTTGGTGTTCAAATTGCAACTTCAAAACATTGGACCGGTGCGAAGGCCGCAGAGGCAATTGCCAAACTTACGCCACAGGTATCAGAGATCAACTTGAATTGTGGGTGCCCAATTGACTTACTTTATAGACAGGGACAAGGGTCTGCTCTCATGGAGCAACCACCCAAATTATTGAGAGTGCTTAAGGGAATGAACTATTGTAGTGGTGAAATTCCGGTCACCTTCAAGTTGCGTATTGGAACCAGAGACAACCACCCATTGGCCGAAAACTTGGTCAAAAGGGTATGCGAAGAAGGAGATATTGGATGTGTTACTTTACACGGAAGAACTAGACAACAAAGATACACCAAAGAAGCCGACTGGAGTTACATAAGTAAAGTCGGTCAAGTTGTCAGGGACTACAATCACAATCAACTAGATGATAAAGAGCAATCAGATAGAGACCCTATATATTTTGTGGGAAATGGTGATTGTTTCACTCATGAAGACTGGCATAAAGCCGTGAGCGATCCAAACATCGACAGTGTCATGGTTGCTCGTGGTGCTCTAATAAAACCATGGATTTTCGAAGAGATCAATTCTGAACAATATATCGATAAGTCTGCTACCGAAAGATTGGCATTGTTGGAGCAATATTCTAAATTTGCACTCCAACATTGGGGATCAGATGATTATGGTGTAAATACCGCTCGAAGATTCATGTGTGAGTTCATGTCTTTTACTCACAGATATGTTCCTGTGGGAATTATGGAGAGATTACCTCCCaaattgaatcaaagaCCTCCGACTTGGAAAGGTCGAAATGAGTTGGAGACCCTGTTGGGATCCCCAGATTATCGTGATTGGATTAAAATCACAGAAATGTTTTTGGGACCTACTACTGAGGGATTCAGCTTCACTCCTAAACATCGCAGTAACTCCTATAAGAGTTAA
- a CDS encoding Dihydrouridine synthase produces the protein MNKEPDDMNNVVESIRMLSIRPKSKQPIEIIRNSTKPVTIAGPMVRYSKLPFRELVRFYNVDLVYTPMILAREFVRNKVARYSDFTTNIRDTPTIVQIGCNNSVDLLRMVDMIHSYVDGISLNCGCPIKEQVREGIGAALMTEPEKVSQMVRVVKEKYGDSVCIETKIRIHNDIQETIRFVKQVQDAGVDYITVHGRTKTTRSSKPVDLESIRIIKEVARVPVIANGDCVDVKSFEHILDVTKCDGVMSVRGLLENPSLFSGYNKTTWGCVERFFSLSMHYGLPFRIIQHHLSCMTSQIFTKKEHLQLNQCNNMIELLDFFDRDFELKRMGENGFGEDVEVRRRNPEGIVGT, from the coding sequence ATGAATAAGGAGCCAGACGACATGAACAATGTCGTGGAGTCCATAAGGATGCTGAGTATACGGCCCAAGAGCAAGCAACCCATAGAAATCATCAGGAATAGTACCAAACCTGTCACGATTGCCGGTCCCATGGTCAGATATTCAAAGCTTCCCTTTAGAGAACTTGTCAGGTTTTATAATGTTGACCTGGTGTACACCCCAATGATTCTAGCCCGAGAATTTGTTCGAAATAAGGTTGCACGTTACAGTGATTTCACAACCAACATTAGGGATACTCCAACGATAGTACAGATTGGGTGCAACAACAGCGTGGATTTACTGAGAATGGTTGATATGATTCATTCATACGTGGATGGGATAAGTTTAAACTGCGGGTGTCCGATAAAAGAGCAAGTAAGAGAAGGAATTGGGGCTGCACTGATGACAGAACCGGAAAAAGTCAGTCAAATGGTCAGGGTGGTCAAGGAAAAGTATGGGGATTCCGTTTGCATCGAAACTAAGATTCGAATACACAACGATATTCAAGAGACAATACGGTTTGTTAAGCAAGTCCAAGACGCTGGAGTAGACTACATAACGGTGCATGGAAGAACTAAAACTACAAGGTCTTCTAAGCCGGTGGATTTGGAGAGTATAAGAATAATTAAAGAGGTAGCAAGAGTCCCTGTCATTGCCAATGGTGACTGCGTTGACGTGAAATCGTTTGAGCACATCTTAGATGTAACCAAATGTGACGGAGTAATGTCTGTCCGCGGCTTACTAGAAAATCCCTCTTTGTTTTCAGGATACAACAAGACAACTTGGGGTTGCGTGgagagatttttcagtctcAGTATGCATTATGGCTTGCCATTTCGGATTATTCAACATCATCTCAGTTGCATGACTTCACAGATATTTACAAAGAAAGAGCACCTACAATTGAACCAGTGCAATAATATGATCGAGTTGttggatttctttgatagaGATTTTGAACTAAAGAGAATGGGTGAAAACGGATTTGGAGAGGACGTTGAGGTCAGGCGGAGAAACCCTGAAGGGATTGTTGGAACCTAG
- a CDS encoding 60S ribosomal protein L31 produces MASAGLNDVVTREYTINLHKRLFGVQFKKRAPKAVKEIKKFAKLHMGTEDVRLDPKLNMAVWKRGIKGVPFRMRLRISRKRNEDEDAKYKLFSYVEPVNVPTVKGLETVVIEEDDEE; encoded by the coding sequence ATGGCTTCCGCAGGTTTAAACGACGTGGTGACCCGTGAGTACACCATTAACCTCCACAAGAGATTGTTTGGTGTTCAGTTCAAGAAGCGTGCTCCAAAGGCCGTCAAggagatcaagaaatttgCCAAACTACACATGGGAACTGAAGACGTCAGACTGGATCCTAAGCTGAACATGGCTGTGTGGAAGAGAGGTATCAAGGGAGTTCCTTTCAGAATGAGACTCAGaatttccagaaagagaaatgaagatgaggatgCCAAGTACAAGTTGTTCTCTTACGTCGAGCCCGTCAACGTCCCAACCGTCAAGGGTTTGGAGACTGTTGTAATTGAGGAGGACGACGAAGAGTAA
- a CDS encoding Plasma membrane ATP-binding cassette (ABC) transporter, with amino-acid sequence MSSLNSSSKEDDSASLEKQILPEMARQKRLFSFLLPSTIPPLPTDQERKPYPAGVQFSDIPYHQWVPAFISRIFFWWVVPLLKTGYVRTIFPNDLYYLERSLKVEALADKFKKVYQKEVDKRASPNEPMKLTTFMKPLFKTIGVYYFYAIGFKIIFDCGTTLAPLLTKELIKYVSLKSVGVEPGIGKGVGYALGASFLIIVPGICLNHSLYYSTLCGQVLYSVLNKMVLEKSFRLDGVAEHNYPIAKINSMLGTDLSRLELAFTFSPFMMTIPVTMAIAITLLIINIGVSALAGLGMFFLCLVIVFSAIPLIIKIRIKIMGSTDKRVSHIKELANYLKFVKFYSWENSYFSSLTNARTTEMKYTFRMHAIRNSLTALAVSTPALSSMLAFVVAHAVSRDRTPAEIFSSLSLFNVLSMIVFLLPMCLFLSADALLGLKRVCNFLQAPEAHLYDEQETLKTDVALQAKNGTFYWETFENEDDTVAIDHKTTENNKAFSRLKNINLEVKKGEFLVITGLIGTGKSSLLAALSGQMKRESGSVSHQGSLLLCGEPWIQNTTIRENIVFGQPFDETKYWEVIKCCALTQDLDMLDHGDITEVGERGITLSGGQKARINLARAVYNDRDILLMDDVLSAVDARVGKHIMDNCIMGLLHDKTRILATHQLSLISTADRICFLNGDGTIDVGTFEELSARNQNFTNLMVFNSESSESKDEEKELKLIKSTTLTIEEKLPRFHDINDGKLMKKEQRAINGIPIDVYKTYISMGSGVFGKLFSPMFILVVAVTTFCQLFTNVWLSFWTSNRFSHLSEGIYIGIYIMFTFLSMITVTTEYTLIAYLTNKASTKLNIAAMKRFLHVPMSYLDTTPIGQIINRFTKDTDTLDNEIGEQFRMVVYPSANVIGVLIMCIAYLPWFAIALPFLFLLFLLICSFYQATAREVKRIESIQRSFVFSHVNEVLNGMHTIKSYQREDSFISKNDLLLNNMNEASFITNVAQRWLAVILDTIGAGFAFLITMLCVTRQFDIGPSSVGLLVTYLFQIVGQMSLLIRSITQLENNMNSVERLYEYSYNLPQEASYDSPSRPSPPSTWPENGVIDFKDVSLRYRPGLPLVLKNINIHIPSRFRVGICGRTGAGKSSIMTALYRINELAGGQIVIDDVDISTLNLYDLRSNLSIIPQDPVLFKGTIRKNLDPFGEKEDDVLWAALLKSGIVESSSELEQVKLQKKKGQEELHKFHLDQVVEDEGSNFSLGERQLIALARAIVRDSKILILDEATSSVDYKTDAKIQSAIVREFNKCSILCIAHRLKTIVNYDRILVLEAGQVAEFDTPWRLYHKSSGIFRAMCEKANIMEHDFDNRS; translated from the coding sequence ATGAGCTCTCTTAATTCTTCGAGTAAAGAGGACGATTCTGCCTCTTTGGAGAAGCAGATCCTCCCTGAGATGGCTAGGCAGAAACgtttgttttctttcctccTTCCAAGTACTATACCGCCACTTCCCACCGATCAAGAAAGGAAGCCCTACCCTGCCGGAGTTCAATTTTCTGACATACCGTATCATCAATGGGTTCCAGCGTTTATCAgcagaatcttcttctggTGGGTTGTTCCACTGCTTAAAACAGGGTACGTCAGAACTATTTTTCCTAATGATTTGTACTACCTGGAACGTTCTCTGAAAGTGGAAGCCCTCGCTGATaaattcaaaaaagtcTATCAAAAGGAAGTTGACAAGAGGGCATCTCCAAATGAACCAATGAAGTTGACAACATTCATGAAGCcacttttcaaaaccatTGGAGTCTACTACTTTTACGCCATCGGTTTCAAAATAATATTTGACTGTGGGACTACGCTTGCACCTCTGCTTACCAAAGAGCTGATCAAATACGTTTCCTTAAAATCGGTTGGAGTTGAACCTGGGATTGGAAAGGGTGTAGGTTACGCTTTGGGTGCTTCATTTCTGATTATAGTACCCGGTATTTGCCTAAATCATAGTCTTTATTACTCAACTTTATGTGGACAAGTCCTCTATTCTGTCCTCAATAAAATGgttttggagaaatctTTCCGACTGGATGGTGTTGCTGAACATAATTACCCAATTGCCAAGATCAATTCCATGTTGGGAACAGATCTTTCTCGTCTTGAACTGGCTTTCActttttctcctttcatGATGACAATCCCCGTTACAATGGCAATTGCAATAACGTTGTTGATAATCAACATCGGTGTCTCTGCATTGGCTGGATTGGGAatgttttttctttgtctcGTCATTGTTTTCTCTGCCATTCCCTTAATTATAAAGATAAGAATAAAGATCATGGGATCTACTGATAAGAGAGTTTCTCacatcaaagaacttgCCAATTATCTCAAATTTGTAAAGTTCTACTCCTGGGAAAATTCTTATTTCAGCTCTCTTACTAACGCAAGAACGACTGAAATGAAATACACTTTCAGGATGCATGCAATCAGAAACTCACTTACTGCATTGGCCGTAAGTACCCCAGCTTTGAGTTCTATGTTGGCATTTGTGGTTGCACACGCGGTCTCTAGAGATCGTACCCCTGCAGagatcttttcttctttgagtttGTTCAACGTATTGTCGATGATTGTGTTCTTGTTACCAATGTGTTTGTTCCTATCTGCAGACGCTCTGCTAGGTTTAAAGCGAGTTTGTAATTTTTTGCAAGCCCCTGAGGCTCATCTATACGACGAacaagaaactttgaagacGGATGTGGCTCTTCAAGCAAAGAACGGAACCTTCTATTGggaaacttttgagaaCGAAGATGACACAGTTGCCATTGATCACAAGACGACAGAGAATAATAAAGCTTTCtcaagattgaagaatatcAACTTGGAAGTGAAAAAAGGAGAGTTTCTAGTGATAACGGGTCTTATTGGAACCGGTAAATCTTCGCTGTTAGCAGCATTAAGCGGCCAGATGAAGAGAGAGTCTGGCTCAGTTAGCCACCAGGGGTCATTATTGCTCTGTGGCGAACCATGGATCCAAAATACTACTATAAGAGAGAATATTGTTTTTGGACAGCCATTCGACGAGACCAAGTACTGGGAAGTCATTAAATGCTGTGCATTGACTCAAGATCTGGATATGCTAGATCATGGAGATATAACTGAGGTTGGAGAGAGAGGGATCACTCTCAGCGGGGGTCAAAAGGCCAGAATTAATCTTGCAAGAGCTGTCTACAATGATAGGGATATTCTGTTAATGGATGATGTTTTGAGTGCAGTAGATGCTCGAGTTGGTAAGCATATAATGGACAATTGTATTATGGGATTACTGCACGATAAAACTAGAATATTAGCAACGCATCAGCTGTCTTTAATCAGCACTGCAGACCGGATATGTTTCCTCAATGGAGACGGAACGATCGACGTAGGAAcgtttgaagaactctcCGCTAGAAATCAAAATTTCACCAATTTGATGGTTTTTAACTCAGAGTCATCCGAGTCCAAGGACGAGGAGAAAGAACTGAAACTGATCAAATCGACAACTCTGaccattgaagaaaaattaccAAGATTTCACGACATCAATGATGGGAAActaatgaagaaagagcaGCGTGCCATAAATGGAATCCCAATTGACGTTTACAAGACGTATATTTCAATGGGTTCTGGAGTGTTTGGAAAACTGTTTTCACCCATGTTTATTCTAGTTGTGGCTGTGACAACATTCTGCCAATTATTTACCAATGTCTGGCTGTCATTTTGGACTTCTAATAGGTTTTCACATCTAAGTGAGGGAATCTATATTGGTATCTACATTATGTTCACATTTCTGTCCATGATAACTGTGACCACTGAGTATACTTTGATTGCATACTTGACCAATAAAGCATCTACGAAATTGAATATTGCAGCAATGAAGAGATTTTTACATGTTCCAATGTCCTACTTGGATACTACTCCTATTGGCCAGATAATCAATAGGTTTACAAAGGATACGGACACACTGGATAATGAAATCGGTGAACAGTTTAGAATGGTGGTATACCCGTCTGCAAACGTCATAGGTGTGTTGATCATGTGTATTGCATACTTACCGTGGTTTGCGATAGCTCTTCCTTTCTTGTTCCTATTATTCTTACTtatttgttctttttaCCAGGCAACCGCTAGGGAAGTCAAGAGAATTGAATCTATTCAGAGATCATTTGTCTTCAGTCATGTTAATGAAGTTCTGAATGGAATGCATACTATCAAATCTTACCAAAGAGAAGATAGCTTTATATCAAAGAACGACCTTTTACTGAATAATATGAATGAGGCTAGTTTCATTACTAATGTTGCGCAAAGATGGCTGGCCGTCATTTTGGACACTATAGGAGCTGGGTTTGCATTTTTGATTACCATGCTCTGTGTGACAAGGCAGTTTGATATCGGGCCATCTTCCGTTGGTCTTCTGGTGACCtatcttttccaaatcgTTGGTCAAATGTCCCTTTTGATTCGATCAATTACTCAATTAGAAAATAATATGAATTCTGTGGAAAGGCTATATGAGTATTCGTATAACCTTCCTCAAGAGGCATCGTATGACTCTCCATCACGACCAAGTCCCCCTAGCACATGGCCTGAGAATGGTGTCATTGACTTTAAGGATGTATCCCTTCGGTACAGACCAGGACTCCCTCTGGTCCTgaaaaacatcaacattCATATTCCGAGTCGTTTTAGAGTTGGTATCTGTGGTAGAACAGGTGCAGGAAAATCTTCAATCATGACAGCTCTTTACAGAATCAACGAGCTGGCTGGAGGACAAATTGTCATAGATGACGTAGACATCTCGACGCTTAACTTGTATGATTTGAGAAGCAACTTATCAATAATTCCACAGGATCCTGTACTGTTCAAAGGTACTATTAGAAAGAACTTAGATCCGTTTGgtgagaaagaagatgatgttCTATGGGCAGCTCTGCTCAAGAGTGGAATTGTCGAGTCATCGTCTGAATTGGAACAGGTtaaacttcaaaagaaaaagggCCAAGAGGAGCTTCACAAGTTTCATCTGGATCAAGTAGTAGAAGATGAAGGGAGCaacttttctcttggtGAGAGACAACTTATAGCATTAGCCAGAGCCATCGTGAGAGACTCGAAGATCTTAATTCTAGATGAAGCGACCTCCTCTGTTGATTACAAAACAGATGCGAAAATTCAATCTGCGATTGTGAGAGAGTTTAACAAATGCAGTATCCTCTGCATTGCTCATAGGCTGAAGACAATTGTGAACTATGATAGAATTCTCGTGCTTGAGGCTGGTCAAGTCGCAGAATTCGATACTCCATGGCGATTGTACCACAAATCCAGTGGAATCTTTCGAGCCATGTGTGAAAAAGCCAACATCATGGAACATGACTTCGACAATAGATCATGA